In the genome of Chryseobacterium sp. 52, the window AACAACGCTTCACAAACTCTTTTCAGATTTGTAAGCCTGAGAAATCCTCAATTAACAGAAACTAAAGAAAAAAACTTAGGTTTCATCCACAGACCTCAAAAAGGTTTAACCAGCTTTTTTGATTCTTATATCAATCCTGCTGATTCTGCACTGACAAAATTCCAGGCTATGGAACGTGCTTCAAAGTCTTTCAATCCTACGGGTTTTGAAACGGAACTTAAAATAGAAGAAGGAGGCTACGCAGAAATTCTGAAAATAGGAAGAAAAATTTCAAAACAGGAAGAGCTGACCGCGCTGGAAGAAAGTGCAGCAATCAACGCTTATCAATCCACCTCTAAAGATCAGGTCAGCATTTTATGGGATAACCTGATGTATCAAACGGCGTCCCAAAACAATTTTTATGTGAAAGAAGCTGTAGCTCACATCTTGAGAGCCCTTCATTTCGGATATGTATGCACCCTTGCGTCAACGGACGAACTGGTAAAAATCAACGGTTCTGATCTCAAAGCAAAAGCGCTTGAAGCAAGAATTGTTCTTCCAATGAAATTTTTTGGAGACGGCTACGAAGGCGAAGGTTCCGGAACAGGAAACCCTACTTCCCGTCAGCCCTTCACCGTGGGGAAATCTGCTATTGGAGACGATCCTATTAACGAAACCAAAGCCGTTCTTTCTGTTCCTGCTAAAGAACAGCTAAAAGCCGAAGGTGAAAAAATTCTGGAACTTACGAACCTTAATTTAGAAAAAGACAGTTTAAATGTTCTAAAATCTGAACTGGAAAAAGTACAGAAAATTTACCAGAAAACAAGAAACAAAGCGTATGATGAGGCTTATAAAGAATATCTTGCCGCGAATCAGCCGGCACTTGACAGGTACAGAGCTCAACTAAAAGAAATTCAGGACCAGATCACAAAGGAAATGACAGAGCAGGAAATCAATGCTTTGTATGCAAAGCTTGAAGAGCCTTCAATTCCTCCATTCGTCTTCACGTATAAGGATGAGATCAATTTCGGAGACTTCAAAGAAATGCTTTCATTGAATTCACTAAAAATCTTCGTTGACAAATTTACCGCATTAACCAGCGGACAAAAACCTGAAGACGGTTTTGATTTCACAAAAATAAGTGTGGTATCCGACAGAAAGCTTCAGCTTGGAGCAGCAGTAGTTTCCATCACAGATGAGTTTGATACGTATCCTGAAGTCTTTGAAAAAATTGATGAAGAGCATGCTGCAAAATCTCAGAGCCTGTATAATAAAACACCGGCTCAGGAACAAACATTTGCCAGCCTTGGAGGAATCCTTGTCCCTGTAGCTGATTCTTTTACACAATATGCGGCTAAAGTAACACCAAGATCATATTATTTAAAGGCAACACCTCAGGGAAGCATTTTTGCAGGCAGTCCGGCCTACCTTACATTCTATTATCAGGCAGATAGTTCAGCCTGGGGAATCGCATCCGCTAAATTATTAATGATCTCAGATGTAGGTAATTTTGATGAGAGCTATAACAATATCGAAGTAGTCGATAATAAAGTGACTCTTGCTTCAATTATGGTGGGCAAGTTCAGCAAATACATCCGAAACATCCAGATCAAAATCTACTTTAATAATGGTAAAGAGGCTTCACTGGATCTTTCAGGAATAGAACCTAACCAGGCCTATACTGACGTCTTATACGTTGAAGATATTAAAGATGAAACCGGAAATCCGGGCGGTGGTATTGAAAATCCTAAACCGGGAACTTTCATCCCTAAACATTTCGGTGTAAAGAGATTGGGTATTGCAGATTATCTGAAAGTAGAGCAAAGCGTTCACGCCTACGTTCCTGGAGAAGTCTCCAATATTGAGAACGTAATGGCCAGCGAACTGCGTCATAAGTCTTCTGTAGCCAGAGATTATTCTGAAATTACAGATACCACTTCTGAATCTATTGAAACAGAGAAGATTTCTGACACTACAAAAGCGGACAGAAATGAAATGCAGACAGAAATCGCTCAAGAACTTAAAAAGGAACAGGCAATTACCGCGAGCACCAAGTTTACCTACGACACAAAAGTAATGAAGTACGAGATAGGTGGAACCTATGCCAACAATACTTCACAGCAGGACAGTACCAAACAGGCCGTAAAAAAATCTCAGGAGATCACAGAGCGTGCCATGGAACGTGTCCTTACAAAGATCAATCAGGAACGTGTGCAGAAAATCATTAAAGAGTTTACCGAAACCAATGTACATGAATTTGATAACAGAGGCCAGGCCAGCCAGGAAAATCCTCAGCACATTACCGGAGTATACAGATGGGTCGATAAAAAAATGAAAAACCAGATCTACAACTACGGTAAACGTACGATGTTTGAATTCATGATTCCGGAACCGGCAAGACTTCATACTCTGGCTACCGCAGTATCGAAAGCAGACATGCTTACCGCTCCGGCAGATCCAAGAAAAGCTGAAAAACCGTGGGGTATGGCAAGCGCTCAGGTGGCTACCAAAGATCAGGTAGAATATTGGGCTAATATCTATAACGTTAAACTTACAGAACTTCCAAAGTCCCCTATCAATATTATTTTAGGAAAGCAATGGGAAAAAGTAGACGGAAACGAAGAATACAGACACAGAACGATCGACATTCCTGTGAACTACGAAGCAAGCAGTGTAAAAATGTTCTATGGTTTTGAAAGAGACAGAAAAGGATCGAGTACGCTTTATACCAGCAACTTTGCAGGAGGAATGGTTCCTTTCCCAAATGGAGGTACTTCTATTGATGCTACCGCTTACTTCACGCCTCAAAACGTTACAGGATCTTATGATTTCGTGTACAAATGCAGCAACATTGATTCAGTAAATATTGCGTTTGAGATTACATGTAAACTTTCCCAGGCGTTCATGAAATCATGGATTCAGGAAAACTTTACAGCCATCATCAAAGCGTATGACGAAGCGTATGCTGTTTTCTTAGAAAAACAAAAGGAACTACAGGATAAAGCAAAAGAAGAGGAAGCTGCCAACAAAGAAAAGCTGGGTAACTTCTACCGTGAAATGGAATCTGTTATCCTGAAACACAACTGTATCGCTTATCTTCTTCAGGATTATCTGACTACTCTGGGACAGGCGTTCACTTCAGGAAGCCAAATGAGTGATTTCAAAGTAATTCTGAGCGAAAACCTTGAACAATATACCGCTTTAGCCAAGTTTATGGAACAGGCGTTTGAGTGGAGTATCATGGATTATACGTTCTACCCGTATTACTGGGCAGACAGAAAGAGATGGCAGGAAATGTATCTTACACAAAGTGTAGATCCATTGTTCAGAAACTTCCTTCAGGCAGGTATGGCAAGAGTAATCGTAACCGTGAAACCTGGTTTTGAAGACGCTGTACAGTTCTTCATGAGTACCGGAAAAATCTGGAACGGCGGTGAAGTTCCTGTTATCGGAGATCCGTTGTATATGTCTATTGTAGACGAATTGAGAAAGCCAACCGGCGAAGCTCAGGGTAAATTCTGGATCACAAGAATTCCTACTACATTAACGATCCTTCAGGCCAAGTCTGTAGGTCTGGAAGTAGAACAGGCTCTTCCGATCTTCCGTGAGGATGATCCTGCAAACTGTGAGAATCCGAAGGAGCTGGAAACAACGAGTCCTTTCAAGCTTGCTAACACACAAATGCAGCATGGAGGAGCTACCTCAACCCTACCTAAGGAACTGACAACAATTTTTAAATAATTCTAAAATTGGCGGTTGTAAAAGACCGCCTATTTTTTATAACCAATTAAATTAAAAATCATGTATAATTACAGACCTATAGGAGTTTATGGTGCAAAAACCAGGGCAGATGAGGAACGAGAAGATAGAAACAATAGTGGGAATGAAAATAAAATTACCCCGGACCTCTTTAAAAACAATAAAGCATTTTCACAAATAGCAAGTGACATTATTAAACAAAATCCTCAAATAAAAGTTGAGCGTCTTCAGGAATATTATAATCAAATTATTGATGATGATGCAGAACTTTTAGGAGTTGATGATGACATCAGGCAAATTTATGTTCAGTTATTAAATTTTAAAGTCCCTCAAAAAGGATTGGCACGATTGCAAGAAATTGGAGGGAAGTTGCAAAATATCAGAGGCAATGATAAGCAGCAAAGTAAATTGGTCAATATGGATTACTTTTCGGTAAGAATTGAAAAAATGCCAACTTTTAAATTTAACGGACAATCTATGATCGCTGATCCTGGTATACTATTGAAAAAAATACGCGATAATTTTTTAACACTTTCAAAAGGAGAAGTAAATTTCGAATCTCACTGTAGGTATCTTCATATGAATGGAAGATGGCAGTTTATTCCTTATCCTAGAACTCCTAAAGAAGAGATGAAACGATGGGAAAATAGAACCGGCAACACTATTTTTAAGATTGAAGCCAAATCGGCTATTCCAATCTACATTGGAAATATGAGCATGCCTAAAATTCTCGATCCTGCAGACCATGGGGCAGTTCTCGAAAGTGAAACACTTCTGGACAGCTGGATTTTTACTACAATTTATACTCCAAAAACGGATACTCAACCTTTTTCCGGACATCGGCAATTTGGCATAGGAAAAGATAAAGATGGCTACTACCGTTTCTTTGCTCGAGCTATCGATAGAGTCTGGCCAAGCTCATTTATATTAGAAAATAATGGAAAGGAATGTTCTGTAAAAGATTATTTAACCATAGCAGATGCAACCTGGACTAATTTAATTAAAAATGTGTCTGAGTATATCGACAATAATAATGGAAAAACTACCATTATGCCTTCTGAGATTAATCGTATTGATTTTAATATTTTCTTTAGCAAATTTAGATCTGACTATCCAGTAAATTTTGTTGGAAATATTGATCAGCATAAAAAAATATAATTAGAAAATAGCTTTCATAATCAGAAAGCAAATAAAAAGTGAGATTTAAACGTCTCGCTTTTTTTATAAAAATCAGAACTCAGATTTACATTTTAATTAAAGAAAAAAATTAATAACCAATATTCAATTGCACCCAACTGTTGCGATTCTTTATTTTACATTAAAAAAAATCATCCGTAAAAGATTAGATGTATAAAACTCAATAAATTTAAAATATCCTTCCACAAAAAATTATAACACGACACGTTTTGTCGCATTAAGCCTATATATTTGTCTTATACAATTTTACCATGAAACGCAGCTTTGCTGCCGCATAAAATATAGACGAATGAAAAAAGATTTTTATCTGACAAGATATGCCTTAATTATAAAAAGATTAGAAAATTCTCCAGCTAACTATTCCCAGCTGGAGAGCTATCTTTTAAACTCTTTTGAATTTCAGGATGCAGGGATCAAGAGTTACTCGATCCGTACGCTGCAGAGGGATATTCGGGAGATTTCTGATCTTTTTAATCTTTCCATTCACAACAAAAAGAAGGGAGATAACAGGTATTATATCGAGAGCCGTCCCATCATGGAAGTGGATGAATACAACCAGAAACTATTGGAATCTTTCCAGGTAAGCAATGCTTTAAATCTTCATCCGGATTTTTCAGATTTTATCTTTTTCGAAAGCAGGAAACCAACCGGAATAGAGCATTTCTATGATCTCTTCTTCGCCATCCGTAATAAGAGAGTCGTAAGCTTTGAACATTACAACTACAAAAACAAAATAATGACTTCCCGGAAAGTACATCCTTTGGCTTTGAAGGAATCCAAGGACAGATGGTACCTGATCGCGATCGATACTAAAGATAAGATCTTAAAGTCATTCGGTTTAGACAGGGTCAACTATCTGGATGTAAGCAAAAACAAGTTTCGTGAAAGGTATAATTACAATTTCAGAGAACACTTTAAAAATGCTTTCGGCGTTATGAATCTGGCAGAGCAAAAGCCGCAGAATATCGTCATGAAATGCAGCAGACATCAGGGAGAATACATCAGAAGCTTTCCGCTTCACCAGTCTCAGAAAGAAACGAAGGAAACCCCGGAAGAGATCTATTTTGAGTTCTTCCTCCATCCTACTTACGATTTTATGCAGGAAATTCTTTCATACGGTAAGGAAGTCACCGTTCTGGAACCTAAATGTTTAGTTGATGACATCCGCACCCATCTCCAGGAGTCGCTGAACCGCTATTTTGAAAGCTGATATTCAAGAGTAAAAAGCTCATATTTTTTGATTACATTTACATAAATATACTCTTTTGAAAGCTTTACTTCTCTACATATTCTGCCTGATTTCCTCATTTTGCTTTTCCCAGCAGAAAGAAGAGTTCCGGAATGTAAAAAACTTTTACAACCAACATCGGAACATGCTGAATACAGAGTTCAAAAAGAAGTTTGATCTGGAGCCGGATTCATTCAGGAAAGCAAACATCAAACTCGATTTTGTTCTTTTCATGAAAAAGATGGACAGTATCGAAAATGTAGCAATGATAGGAGCTCTGTTAAAAGTAAGAAATCTGGAAGATCTACAGTCATTGAAGCAACCGGGAAGCATTGCAGAAAACAACACTGAGAAACCTGCAGACTTCGAAAAACATGCAGATTATCCAGGCGGATTCATTATGTTGAGACAGGAAGTTGCCAATCTATTTTACACTGACGGAGTCTACACTGAAGCCAAAACCGTAAAAACAGATGTTGCCTTTATTGTTGAAAAAGATGGCAGCATCAGCAATGTTCATGCAAAAGGCGATAATTTCACCTTCAACAGACAGGCTGAAATTGCACTGTATTCCGTTTCTGAAAAATTTTCCCCAGCCTTTCTCAAAGGAGATCCGGTAAGATACTACCTGAGACTTCCTTTAACCTTAACCATTGAAGATTAAATGTTTACCGACGAACATTATATGAAAATAGCCCTGCAGGAAGCAGAGGCTGCATTAGAAAAAGATGAGGTACCTATCGGCT includes:
- a CDS encoding helix-turn-helix transcriptional regulator translates to MKKDFYLTRYALIIKRLENSPANYSQLESYLLNSFEFQDAGIKSYSIRTLQRDIREISDLFNLSIHNKKKGDNRYYIESRPIMEVDEYNQKLLESFQVSNALNLHPDFSDFIFFESRKPTGIEHFYDLFFAIRNKRVVSFEHYNYKNKIMTSRKVHPLALKESKDRWYLIAIDTKDKILKSFGLDRVNYLDVSKNKFRERYNYNFREHFKNAFGVMNLAEQKPQNIVMKCSRHQGEYIRSFPLHQSQKETKETPEEIYFEFFLHPTYDFMQEILSYGKEVTVLEPKCLVDDIRTHLQESLNRYFES
- a CDS encoding energy transducer TonB, whose product is MKALLLYIFCLISSFCFSQQKEEFRNVKNFYNQHRNMLNTEFKKKFDLEPDSFRKANIKLDFVLFMKKMDSIENVAMIGALLKVRNLEDLQSLKQPGSIAENNTEKPADFEKHADYPGGFIMLRQEVANLFYTDGVYTEAKTVKTDVAFIVEKDGSISNVHAKGDNFTFNRQAEIALYSVSEKFSPAFLKGDPVRYYLRLPLTLTIED